A genomic window from Tolypothrix sp. PCC 7910 includes:
- the petJ gene encoding cytochrome c6 PetJ, with protein MRIFLFILLLAITLFRFTFILPALAAETSNGAKIFDANCSSCHIGGGNILISHKTLQKEALSSYLENYDQDPIKAIIHQVQNGKNAMPPFKNKLSTQEILEVAAYVFQKAETGWQSTSSAATP; from the coding sequence TTGAGAATATTTTTATTTATCCTGCTGTTGGCGATCACTTTATTTAGATTTACATTCATTCTGCCAGCATTAGCTGCCGAAACATCCAATGGCGCGAAAATCTTTGATGCTAATTGTTCTTCTTGCCATATCGGTGGCGGTAATATCCTAATTAGCCACAAAACCTTGCAAAAGGAGGCATTATCAAGTTATCTGGAGAATTACGACCAAGACCCCATTAAAGCAATTATCCACCAGGTACAAAACGGCAAAAATGCCATGCCTCCCTTTAAAAATAAGTTAAGCACTCAGGAGATTTTAGAGGTAGCTGCTTACGTTTTCCAGAAAGCGGAAACAGGTTGGCAAAGTACCTCCTCTGCTGCTACACCTTAA
- a CDS encoding DMT family transporter, translated as MTRVKRRNRSHQRIPGQIYLWLAILIFGASSAITRKLTEIGANNLIGDRNPISLCNVLFVGNLCALIVLSAIYWRQWNKTTLQQLSKRDWFSLTVVAILSGALAPGLIFQALAITGVNNVILIGRLEPPLTLALSVWLLRERVNRWEILGAIAAFVGVSLTILLQPPSVPMMSMGVLNLGLGEVLAGIGSIAVAVSTIIGKKYLSQIPLGIYSIFRTSLGTVIFFLIALILYGREHFIDVFSPFLWQWMLVYGAVIVVLGQSFWLKGLRDSTVSTASLIGSFTPIVGIVAAFLILNEAPTMAQYIGGSLILVGIFLSQIGNLRHSSRRFASRKMSSTPAEQEVETHMGFKGI; from the coding sequence GTGACTAGAGTAAAAAGACGAAATCGTTCGCACCAAAGAATTCCAGGGCAAATATATCTCTGGTTAGCAATCCTCATCTTTGGTGCATCTAGTGCAATTACTCGTAAGCTCACAGAAATTGGTGCCAATAACTTGATAGGCGATCGCAATCCTATCTCGCTGTGTAATGTTTTATTTGTCGGTAACCTTTGCGCGTTGATAGTCTTGAGCGCTATTTACTGGCGACAGTGGAATAAAACGACTTTGCAGCAACTATCGAAAAGAGATTGGTTCAGCCTTACCGTTGTCGCGATTTTATCAGGAGCGCTGGCCCCTGGCTTAATTTTCCAAGCTTTAGCAATTACAGGCGTTAACAATGTGATTTTGATCGGACGCTTGGAACCCCCATTAACCCTAGCTTTATCAGTCTGGTTGTTGCGAGAACGAGTAAATAGGTGGGAAATTTTAGGTGCGATCGCAGCATTTGTTGGCGTTAGTCTAACAATTCTCCTGCAGCCTCCCAGCGTCCCCATGATGAGTATGGGGGTTTTGAATTTAGGACTAGGGGAAGTATTGGCAGGAATTGGATCTATCGCTGTAGCTGTTTCTACAATTATTGGTAAAAAATATCTCTCTCAGATTCCGTTAGGAATTTATAGTATTTTTCGCACTTCTTTAGGAACTGTCATCTTTTTCCTGATAGCTTTAATACTTTATGGTAGAGAGCATTTTATCGATGTGTTCTCGCCATTTCTGTGGCAATGGATGTTAGTTTATGGTGCCGTTATTGTAGTGCTAGGCCAGTCATTTTGGCTCAAAGGCTTAAGAGATTCTACAGTGTCTACAGCATCATTAATCGGCTCATTTACACCAATTGTAGGTATCGTTGCTGCTTTTTTGATATTAAATGAAGCCCCTACAATGGCTCAATATATTGGTGGTAGCTTGATTTTAGTAGGGATATTTCTGAGCCAAATTGGTAATTTACGCCATAGTTCTCGCAGATTTGCATCTAGGAAGATGAGTTCTACTCCAGCAGAACAAGAAGTAGAAACTCATATGGGATTTAAAGGAATATAA
- the psb34 gene encoding photosystem II assembly protein Psb34: MYTTVNEDGVLNNYATEPQMYYADYPAIWEQRKYVIQSVFATLLVTTLVLVGLSVS; this comes from the coding sequence ATGTACACAACTGTTAATGAAGACGGCGTTCTCAACAACTACGCAACTGAACCCCAAATGTACTACGCTGATTACCCTGCAATTTGGGAACAACGCAAATATGTTATACAAAGCGTTTTTGCTACATTGCTTGTCACTACTCTGGTGTTGGTTGGCTTGAGTGTTAGCTAG
- a CDS encoding DUF928 domain-containing protein — translation MKRKLWKSYLFALLVCLPFGAVSTSKIFAVEPVYQVAQVTTGYNQYMRLGYTETKRRNYRRALGYFQQAAQLRPGDIYATTAIRNVTGYIQGRRTLISFVPGKPNRVGSAASRGACFQRGEVVIPLIPSNRDTQYTTEERPTFFFSIPKASKTVTELEFVLREDDNLDPLYKENFKAFDQAGIVGITLKANQPPLKAGKEYTWAFSMICDPNSRDRDFYLEGKIQLMEDENVAAQVKETPTPLDRAVLYATAGFWENALSILADLRRQSPNDPQIKQYWSDLLKSVKLDALADQPLLPPTTQQGTMGNGGTQGAGGTR, via the coding sequence ATGAAACGTAAATTGTGGAAAAGTTATCTGTTTGCTCTTTTAGTATGCCTACCTTTTGGGGCTGTCAGCACGAGCAAAATTTTCGCAGTAGAGCCAGTTTATCAAGTAGCGCAAGTGACAACAGGCTACAACCAATATATGAGGTTAGGCTATACAGAAACTAAGCGCAGAAACTATCGCAGAGCTTTGGGATATTTTCAGCAAGCAGCGCAACTACGTCCCGGAGATATATATGCTACTACGGCAATTAGAAATGTTACAGGATATATTCAAGGTCGCAGGACTTTGATTAGCTTTGTACCAGGAAAACCTAATAGAGTAGGTTCAGCCGCATCAAGGGGAGCTTGCTTCCAGCGTGGAGAAGTGGTAATTCCTTTGATCCCAAGCAATAGAGACACTCAATACACCACAGAAGAGCGTCCCACATTCTTCTTCTCTATTCCTAAAGCCTCAAAAACAGTCACGGAACTAGAATTTGTACTACGGGAGGACGATAACCTCGATCCGTTATATAAGGAGAATTTCAAAGCTTTTGATCAAGCGGGAATTGTTGGGATTACCCTCAAAGCCAATCAACCACCTTTGAAAGCTGGCAAAGAATATACTTGGGCTTTTTCGATGATTTGCGATCCCAACAGCCGCGATCGCGACTTTTATTTGGAAGGCAAAATTCAGCTCATGGAAGATGAAAACGTTGCTGCACAAGTAAAAGAGACACCAACACCTTTAGATCGTGCAGTTCTCTATGCAACTGCTGGATTTTGGGAGAACGCCCTCAGCATTTTGGCTGATTTACGCCGCCAAAGCCCAAATGACCCGCAAATTAAGCAATATTGGTCAGATTTGTTGAAATCCGTGAAGCTGGACGCATTAGCAGATCAGCCTTTATTACCACCTACTACTCAACAGGGAACAATGGGT
- a CDS encoding sodium:proton antiporter produces MEASFDITLQMVTAVFAGISAQVLAAYLRVPSIVLLLLLGIFLGSDGIGLLHPHLLGTGLEVIVALATAIILFEGGLNLDLRELGRVSVSLQLLVTLGTLITLLGGSMAAHWLGEFPWSIAFLYASIIVVTGPTVINPLLKQINVDRQIATLLEGEGVLIDPVGAILAFVVLDTILNGDVDPIHAITGLLMRLSIGGAIGAAGGYLMSLIFKRANFLSFELKNLVVLAILWGLFTLAQTIRSESGVMTTVVAGAVFANSSVPEERFLRHFKGQLTILSVSVLFILLAADLSIASVFALGWGSLFTVLVLMFVVRPINILLCTWNSDLNWRQKLFLSWVAPRGIVAASVASLFAISLTQKGINGGDAIKALVFLTIIMTVVCQGLTAGQIAKWLQITSKEATGAVIVGCNPLSLLIARFFQERGENVVMIDTDPDCFAQAEAQNLRLIASSALDTAVLEEAGLASMGTFLAMTSNGEVNFVLAQRAAEEFNPPRVLAVFPRDPQASTSASSKVHQAFVSDLAIKTWNEYLNKGQVKLGTTTLNELEFTSQHDHIQEKIRTGVLIPLLVEREQRLQVMPVNQEWEIGDRIIYLLHDPRPNLLKRLSGASQSTPLALEKLPEVEEVPLAKLAQLSTSEASGA; encoded by the coding sequence ATGGAAGCATCTTTTGACATCACCTTACAGATGGTGACTGCTGTTTTTGCAGGTATTAGCGCCCAAGTGCTGGCTGCCTATCTTCGGGTACCTAGCATTGTTTTGTTGCTGTTGTTGGGCATTTTTCTGGGGTCTGATGGGATTGGGCTGTTGCATCCCCATTTGCTAGGCACTGGGTTGGAAGTGATTGTGGCTCTAGCAACGGCAATAATTCTGTTTGAAGGGGGACTCAACCTAGATTTGCGCGAGTTGGGGAGAGTTTCAGTTAGCCTGCAATTGCTCGTCACCTTGGGAACACTGATCACGCTGCTGGGTGGTAGTATGGCGGCTCACTGGTTGGGTGAGTTTCCTTGGAGTATTGCCTTTCTCTACGCTTCGATTATCGTGGTGACAGGCCCAACGGTGATTAATCCCCTACTGAAACAAATTAATGTCGATCGCCAAATAGCAACGCTTCTAGAAGGCGAAGGGGTATTAATTGACCCTGTGGGGGCTATTTTGGCTTTCGTGGTACTGGATACGATTTTAAATGGCGATGTAGACCCCATTCATGCCATTACCGGCTTGCTGATGCGTCTGAGTATTGGGGGCGCAATTGGCGCAGCTGGTGGTTATTTGATGAGCTTGATTTTCAAACGCGCCAATTTTCTTTCCTTTGAACTGAAAAATTTGGTGGTACTGGCAATACTGTGGGGACTATTTACCTTAGCGCAGACAATCCGCAGTGAGTCGGGAGTCATGACTACGGTGGTGGCGGGTGCAGTATTTGCTAATTCATCAGTACCAGAAGAAAGGTTTTTGCGACATTTTAAAGGTCAACTGACAATTCTCAGCGTTTCTGTGCTGTTTATTTTACTCGCGGCTGACTTGTCTATTGCCAGTGTGTTTGCTTTGGGTTGGGGTAGTTTATTCACGGTTTTGGTACTGATGTTTGTGGTCAGACCAATTAATATTCTCTTGTGTACCTGGAATAGTGACCTGAATTGGCGGCAGAAATTGTTTTTAAGCTGGGTAGCACCGAGAGGAATTGTGGCGGCTTCGGTTGCTTCTTTATTTGCCATTTCCTTGACACAGAAGGGGATCAACGGTGGTGATGCCATTAAAGCCCTGGTTTTCTTGACAATTATCATGACGGTTGTCTGCCAAGGACTCACAGCCGGACAGATTGCTAAATGGCTGCAAATCACCTCAAAAGAAGCCACTGGTGCTGTAATTGTGGGTTGTAATCCTTTGAGTCTGTTGATTGCCCGCTTCTTCCAAGAACGGGGTGAGAATGTAGTGATGATTGATACAGACCCAGATTGCTTTGCCCAAGCAGAAGCCCAAAATTTGCGATTGATTGCTAGTAGTGCCCTAGATACTGCGGTTTTAGAAGAGGCAGGATTAGCCTCTATGGGTACTTTTTTGGCGATGACGAGTAATGGTGAGGTAAATTTTGTCTTGGCGCAACGGGCTGCTGAAGAGTTTAATCCGCCGCGTGTGTTAGCAGTATTTCCCCGCGATCCGCAAGCTAGTACTTCTGCTAGTAGTAAAGTACATCAAGCTTTTGTTTCGGACTTGGCGATCAAAACTTGGAATGAATACTTGAATAAGGGACAGGTGAAGTTGGGAACAACTACACTCAATGAATTGGAATTTACTAGTCAACATGATCACATCCAAGAAAAGATTCGGACTGGAGTATTGATACCGTTATTGGTAGAACGAGAGCAACGCTTACAGGTAATGCCAGTTAACCAAGAATGGGAAATAGGCGATCGCATTATCTACCTTTTACATGACCCCAGACCAAATCTTTTAAAACGCTTATCTGGTGCAAGTCAATCTACTCCTCTAGCATTGGAGAAATTACCGGAGGTGGAAGAGGTTCCTCTGGCAAAATTGGCTCAACTTTCTACTAGTGAAGCGTCTGGTGCTTGA
- a CDS encoding SRPBCC family protein, whose translation MTEQPNTTVGVNFNATSDETNQEPNLAVSTGVEPSVDIQIAKIAERQRQITAKIQIPQPIEKIWKVLTDYEALVDFIPNLAKSRRLEHPEGGIRLEQVGSQRLLNFNFCARVVLDLEEYFPKEINFRMVEGDFKGFSGSWRLEPYPCGDVMGTNLCYTIEVWPKLTMPVTIIENRLSKDLQSNLLAVYQRVQQLSN comes from the coding sequence GTGACTGAACAACCTAACACGACAGTCGGCGTTAACTTCAACGCCACTAGTGACGAAACCAACCAAGAACCAAATTTGGCTGTGAGTACAGGTGTTGAACCATCTGTAGATATCCAAATTGCAAAAATCGCCGAACGACAACGACAAATCACCGCCAAAATCCAGATACCCCAACCAATCGAAAAAATCTGGAAAGTGCTAACGGATTATGAAGCATTAGTTGACTTCATTCCCAACCTGGCGAAAAGTCGGCGCTTAGAGCATCCTGAAGGTGGGATTCGCCTAGAACAAGTAGGTTCACAGCGCTTACTCAACTTCAACTTTTGTGCGCGTGTTGTTTTGGACTTGGAAGAATATTTCCCCAAAGAAATTAACTTCCGCATGGTAGAAGGAGATTTTAAAGGCTTTTCTGGTAGTTGGCGCTTAGAACCTTATCCCTGTGGTGATGTGATGGGTACCAATCTTTGCTACACAATTGAAGTTTGGCCGAAACTCACAATGCCAGTAACAATCATTGAGAATCGCCTCAGCAAGGATCTGCAATCAAATCTTTTAGCTGTTTACCAACGAGTACAACAGTTAAGCAATTAA
- a CDS encoding triacylglycerol lipase: MALPTVILPGYLESAIAYRQLEQSLQQLGFPTVTVPLRRRDWIAMFGGRSVTPIVKILDRTVKQTLQQYQASQVNLIGHSAGGWLSRIYLGEKPYLGRGEVQSSIWNAHLITATLITLGTPHISQERWTRWNLDFVKNNYPGAFYQNVRYVCVAGKTIFGERRPGSWLAYSSYQLTCGTGNTWGDGITPIAAAHLDGAENLVVEGVRHSPRSPGIWYGSPEILQTWAQYLA, encoded by the coding sequence ATGGCTTTACCTACAGTTATTTTACCTGGCTATCTAGAAAGTGCGATCGCTTACCGCCAACTAGAACAATCTCTACAGCAGTTGGGTTTTCCTACAGTGACAGTGCCATTACGGCGGCGAGACTGGATTGCCATGTTTGGTGGTAGATCAGTAACACCAATTGTGAAAATATTGGATCGCACGGTAAAGCAAACATTACAGCAATATCAAGCTTCTCAAGTTAACTTAATAGGTCATTCAGCAGGCGGTTGGCTATCTCGAATTTATTTAGGAGAAAAGCCTTATTTGGGACGTGGTGAAGTCCAATCTTCAATCTGGAATGCTCACTTAATAACTGCTACGCTCATTACTTTGGGTACACCTCATATTAGCCAAGAGCGTTGGACACGCTGGAATTTAGATTTTGTCAAAAATAATTACCCTGGAGCTTTTTACCAAAATGTTCGTTACGTTTGTGTAGCTGGTAAAACTATTTTTGGAGAAAGGCGGCCCGGTAGTTGGTTAGCTTACAGCAGTTATCAATTAACCTGTGGCACAGGTAACACTTGGGGAGATGGGATCACACCGATAGCAGCGGCCCATCTCGATGGTGCTGAAAATCTTGTGGTTGAAGGCGTGAGGCATTCTCCGAGAAGCCCTGGTATTTGGTATGGCTCACCAGAAATACTACAAACTTGGGCACAGTATTTGGCTTAA
- a CDS encoding cytochrome b N-terminal domain-containing protein, whose amino-acid sequence MQITLSDRILRRLATILSVAMLTLCVIDLSTGVLLSFYYEPTAGGAYRSLKMIDTIVPYGWLFHKTHDLSGNAMIGVGLIQVVVMFLGRQFRKSWLTAWISGILFTLSAIALDWTAMLLDWTQEGYWRFSIELGTIEAIPFIGGELRNILTGGGAISTITVQHLYALNSYIISPIALLLAIVHLAALLWQEREMYADETAENTFQAPDASLVES is encoded by the coding sequence ATGCAAATCACCTTGTCAGATAGAATTTTGCGGCGACTGGCGACAATATTATCCGTCGCGATGCTTACATTGTGCGTGATTGACCTCTCAACTGGAGTTTTACTTTCCTTCTATTACGAACCTACAGCCGGTGGTGCTTATCGGTCATTAAAAATGATTGATACCATAGTGCCTTACGGTTGGTTATTTCACAAAACCCACGACCTTTCTGGTAATGCCATGATTGGAGTTGGTTTAATTCAAGTTGTTGTGATGTTTTTAGGGCGACAATTCCGCAAGAGTTGGCTAACTGCGTGGATTAGCGGCATTTTGTTTACTTTGAGTGCGATCGCTCTCGATTGGACTGCTATGCTCCTAGACTGGACTCAGGAAGGATACTGGCGTTTTAGTATTGAGTTAGGCACCATCGAAGCCATTCCGTTTATTGGTGGCGAGTTGCGAAATATCCTGACTGGTGGTGGTGCAATTAGTACAATCACTGTGCAACACCTTTACGCCTTAAACAGCTATATTATTTCCCCCATCGCTCTACTGCTGGCTATAGTGCATTTAGCTGCTTTATTGTGGCAAGAGCGAGAAATGTATGCCGATGAAACTGCTGAGAATACTTTTCAAGCACCAGACGCTTCACTAGTAGAAAGTTGA